The genomic window TGTTGTTTCCAATGTAGCCGATCCAAATCCTGGCTTATCGTTATCTACAATACCTCTTCTTTGTACAGTATGGCTTTGCCCACTATACTCTTCCATAGAAGCACCAATCAAAGCGGATACCGTATGATCTCCGAAAGATTTCTTAGCGAATAAACGTCCATCCCAGCTAAAACCTGTCGATCTCTCCACGGCTTCCGAATAGTACGAATTGTTAGGGTTAGAGAATTCTTTCCCTGTTTGTTGGTTCACTACTTTAAAGTAAGGATTCAATCGGTTGCGATATCTGTTCATAATATTACCACCTGCATTGGTAGTAAATGATAACCAATCGGTAAAATCATATTTGATACTAATATTACCAGATAAACGGTCTCTTGATTCATCGTCTTGGAAATACAATGCTTGATACAAGAAGTTGGCTTGCATTGCTTCTTGATCCGATGCTCCTTCGTAAATATTCTTCTCTGGATCTAATGGCGCCATGTAAGGCTTGTAACGGATTGTTTGGTTCAATAAGTTACCGCTTGGACGTTGTCTATCTTCTGTAGACAAGGCCAATGAAGTATTGATTGTCCATTTATCCGATTTGTAACTAGAACCACCTCTAAAGTTCAATCTTTCAAAATTAGAGTTGATGACGTTACCTTTCTGACCATAATAACCACCTGTTAAGTTGTAAGTAAATCCTGCACTAGAACCACCTGTTAGGTTGATGTTATATTGTTGTGTTGGCGCATAATCTTCAAAAACGATATCGTCTAGGTTGTTATCATTTTTGTAGTTGTTCTTATTTCTTGATACCAACATATTGATTTCATCATCAGAAATTCCTGGATTTAAGGCTCTTTGATGTAAGATGTCGAAATACGCTTGCTCTGAGGCATTCATTAATGGAGTGTTGGTAATGATCTTTCTCACACCATAGTTACCATCAATAGATACCTTTAATTTACCTTGATTACCAGTCTTTGTAGTAATCAAAATTACACCATTGGCACCACGAGTACCATAGACCGCACAAGAAGCCAAATCCTTAAGGATATCAATACTCGCAATTTCGTTAGGTGCTAATCGGGGATCTTCATTTTGAGGAATTCCATCCACCACATATAATGGTTGGTTGGCTCCTTCTACCTCAGATAGTGTACTTACACCTCTGATTTGAATTACCGCACTCTCACCTGGAGCACCCGAAGCAGCAGTCACACTCACACCGGCTACTTGTCCTTGTAATGCATCACCTAAATCGGAAGTGGTCATTTGCTCTAAGTTTTCCGCTTTCACGTGTGCTACTGCACCTGAAACTTCTTTCTTCTTTTGCTCACCATAGCCGATTTTAACCACCTCATCCAACATTTCTACTTCACTTTCTAATGTTACATTCAAAGTAGACTGAGATTTAATAGTCACGGTTTTCGTTTTCATACCTATAAATGAAAACACCAATACGTTTCCCTCTTCTACTACAATAGAAAAGTTACCATCGAAGTCGGTAATGGTACCTGTAGTAGTTCCTTGTAGAGTGACATTTACTCCTGGAAGGGGTAGATTATCGTCTTGTCCTATTACCTTACCGGAGATCACTCTATTTTGTGCATAGAGATTAGTAAAAGAGAATAGTAATAGAGTAATAGAAAAGATGATCCCTACCTTAAATTTTCTGGTTATCGAGTAGTATCCATTCATTTTTTCATTTCATCAATTAAGTTGCCTATTATTTATTGAAGCGAAAATCTTATAGAATATTAAAAAATTGTTCTTTATAAGAAGTCAAAAAATGTGTCGATTGTATTGTAATTTATTATTTCATTTCAATTTTAATTCATTTCAAAATTAAATATTAATTCATTGATTTGTCAGCGAATTTTGAAATTTTAATTCTAAAAAAATACAGATCGAAAAAAATCACTTGAACTTATAGAGACAAAGTATTAAAATTCTGATCGTTTTCATGAAATAAAAGTAGAAATATGATGAAAAATTGAGGTGACTTTAAATCAATTAAATGTTTTTTATAGTAAAAACATTTGATTATCAATCATTTAATAAGTTACTTTTAAACACTAATAGAGAAAAGAGATTTTTTAAGAAAAACGGCATTTTTACTTAAAGTCAACTTATTTACGCTGTTAACATCATTCACTCAAAGTTTTATTCTTATTAGTTTAGTATTAATTGAAATAATATTATATTTAAATTCAATGATGAAATGAAAAACAATTTTTTAAAATTTTCTGTACAACCGCAGAACTAAATCCTAATAAATGTATAGAATAAAACTACTTGCATTCTCTTGTTTATATTTATTTATATTTAGTGATAATTTATATGGACAAGCAAACGACCAATCATTAATTAATTTCACCACAAACGAAGGTTTATCTCATTTTGGTTTAACCTCTGTTTTAGAGGATCATAAAGGTTACATTTGGATAGGCAGCTATAATGGTTTAAATAAATTTAATGGCTACGATTTCGAGATCTTCAGAAACTCTGACGATAAAATAGTGATCAGTAATAATAAGGTGAGATCTTTATATCAGGATAAACATCATAATATATGGATTGGCACCGAAGATGGCATTACAATCTATTACTACGATCAACAAAAGTTCGTCAACTTCCCAAAACATCTGATCTCCAATTCAAAATCTGATCATCCTTTTATTATCAATAAGATTTTTGCAATCGATAATCAAATTGTATGTATTTCGGAATATGATGGTTTACTGTTCTTTAATCAGGATACCTATAAAATTGAAAGGGTGCATCCGATAGAAGTTAAGAATAAAACTTATCAATATATTTTTGATGCGATTAATTATAATGATGAATTGATTCTAATGACTACATCAAAAGGTCTTTTGATGTACAATGTGGCGAATGATACGCATGAGTATGTTTTTACCGATCGATTTGGTCCTGCAAAAAGTATTACGGTAGATAATGAAAAGAATATTTATGTGGCCTTATATAATGGGATCACTCACCTGCGCATTGTAAAACAGAATGACGACTATAAGTTCCATCAAATCAAACGTTTTTTCCAGAATGAACGATTCCTAAAAGTAGATGCTACAGTTGAAGGAAAACTTTGGTTGGGGTCTTTATCTAAAGGATGTTGGTTAGTAGAAAACCCGATTCTTGTTGAACGCAATACCACTCTAGATGAAAATTCATACAGCAAATACTTCGAAATTGGGCGTGTGAATGCCATTATGGATCTTACAAAAACCAATAAGGTTTGGATTTCTTCTTACAATGAAGGTTTGTTCTTGTATGATAGTCAGCCTCGGGCGTTTAGTTACAACGACCTCAATACGGATGAGTTAAGAGGACAACAGTTTAAAAACAAAGTTCTTGAGAGCACATTGTGGGATGATGAACATATTTTATGCAGTGTGTATTTAAGAGGTTTGGTGAATTACAATACGACTACGAATAAGATCGAACCGTTGCCAAAAGAGTTTAAAAACAACCCAATGCCGAATGCATGGTCATCGGTGATTAAAGATGATAAAGGTGGGAAGTGGTTAAGATATACAAAAGGCAGAGGAGTTTGGTATTATCAGCCGAAAGAAGAGGTAAGTCATTGGTACCCAATTAAAACCAATAAAGAATCGAAGCTATTAAAAGCAAGGTTAACTCAAATTACCACGGATCACTTCGGATATTATTGGTTAACAACCAATCAGGGGTTGTATAGAGTTAAGATGGATCAAAAAGGAAATGTATTATCTGATGAAAAATTAGTTGAGGAAGAACACATCCATATTTCTGAGGTGAATCACGTAAAAAGTGTATTGAACGATACCCTTAACCAAAGAATTTTAGTAGGAAATACATTAAGTGGGATGATTAACATCGACAATAGTAAAGATATTCCTTTAAGTAAGATGAAAAAAGTGCAATACTTTACACAATCTTCAAAAGAGAAATATCTTCCTTGTAATCATATCTCGAATATTATCAATTTAGCAGATGGGAACATTGCACTAGGAACAGAAGGTTCTGGTTTACTGATCCTTACAGAGCTAGGTGATCAGAAAGTGGTTTATAAAACCTATTCAGAAAGCGATGGTTTGGACAACAATATCATTAAAAAAGTGGTGGAAGATGACGAACATACTTTGTGGATTACGACGGATAGTGGTTTAAATCGTTTCAATCCGAAAACCAAAACGTTTAAACATTTCACCAAAGAAAATGGAATGCATACGTATGCTTTCGAAAACATCGGTTTTAAACAAAAGAATGGAGATATCTTCTTTGCTGGAGGTAATGGTATTTGTGGTTTTGATCCTGAAAAAACAGAGGTTTCCTCTAACCTACCTGAGTTTACTTTTGGCGATTTAGTGATTATCAATAAAACAGTGCATGTAAATGACAGTATCAATGGCAAGGTCATTTTAGATAAGCCGTTGTATCAACAAAAGGAAATCAATTTGGCTTATGATCAGAATATCTTTTCGATTGAATTATTATCATTACACTACTCGAATCCAAAGAGTTATAAATTAAAATATCGACTTTTACCTCAAGACGATGAATGGATAGAAACATCTTCTAAGTTTAAAAATGCATCATTTAACGGTTTACCTCCGGGATCTTATACGTTGGAAGCGATGGCATCAAATTCAAAAGATAAATGGACTGAACCGATACGTTTAGATATTGTCATCTCCCCTCCATATTGGAAAACACCGTTGGCCTACAGCATCTACGTGATGATAATCCTTGTGATTTTATTCTTTGTTGGTCGTTTTGTCTTGAACCACACCAAATTGAGACACAAATTAGAACTGGAACAAGTAGAAAGACATCGTGTGGACGAACTGAATAAAACAAAGGAAAAGATGTTTATGAATATCTCTCATGAATTCAGAACACCGATTACTTTAATTACTGGGCCTATCCAAGTACTATTGAAAATGTTCCAATCCAATCAGGATGCCTTTACACATTTGGACTTGATCAACAGACAATCGAAAAAAATGTTGCAATTGGTCAATCAGGTGCAAGATTTCCATAAAGCAGAACAAAGCATTTTAAAACTAAACAAAGAGAACTTTGATTTTAGTGATCTGATCGTCAATGTCAAAAAAGACTTTGAGCAATTGGCCGAAAAACAGAAAAAGAAACTATTGATTCAGGGAGAAGTCAATCAACTTTTCATTACAGCTGATGAGAATAAGTTAGAAATCATCCTCAACAACTTATTGAATAACGCTTTCAAGTTTACTAAAAAAGGTGACACAATTTCTATCCGTTACCATTATGATGCTGAGGGATTGAAATTTAAGGTAGAAGATACGGGGATTGGGGTGAAAGCCAAGGACTTACCTTATGTTTTCGATCGATACTATCAAAATGAAAATTCGAATACCTACTCTATTGGTTCTGGTATCGGATTGGCCTTTTCGAAACGATTGGTAGAAATGCACTACGGTAGCATCAAGGTAGATAGTACAGAAGGTGAAGGCACTTGCTTTACAGTCGCTCTTCCTGTAGAAGTAAATGCGAAAGAGGCGATGAACGAATCAAGAATGCAAGATCTTATCGCTCAAGAAGATGATGATGAAAAGCAGAAAATACTTCCTTCGGCACTGGAATTACCGACACATTTGTACGATGAAAGTCTGAAGAGTTTGAATATTTTCTATGTGGAAGACAATGAGGAATTAAGAACTTTCGTGAACAGCATTCTATCGGATTACTTTAATGTCACCACTTTCGTGAATGGTAAGGAATGCTTGGATCAGCTCGAAAAAGAATGGCCTGATTTGATTATCAGCGATATCTTGATGCCGGAATTAAATGGTCTAGAATTGTGTCAGAAAATAAAATCTGATGTCCGCACCTCTCATATTCCAATCATCTTGCTCACCTCAAGGTCTTCTTTAGACGACAAAGTAAAAGGTTTGGAAGTGGGCGCTGACTACTACATCTCTAAGCCATTCGAAATGAAACACTTAATTGCATCCGTTCAAATGTTACTGAAAAACAGAAAGCAATTGAGAGAACGTTTCCAAATCGATTTCCCTGTAGAAGTAGAGAAGAAAAACTCCAATAAAGAAGATGCGATCTTTATTGAGAAATTCTACGAATTGATAGAAGAGAACCTCGAAAATGAAGACATCGATATGAATGTGTTCGCCAAAGGACTTTACCTAAATCGTACGACCTTCTTCCAAAAGGTAAAAGCAATTACCAACTATACTCCTTACGAATTACTGAAGATCTACCGCCTGAAAAAAGCGGCTGAACTTCTCGTACAAGAACAATTGCCGGTGGCTGATGTTTGTGTGAGAACTGGCTTTAAAAATAGAACTCACTTTAGTAGAATGTTTAAGGAATACTATGGGGTTTCGCCGAGTAAGTATAGTAAGAGTTTGGAGCAGACGAGTTGAACTTATTAGTCCGAGGTCAAGGAAAATAATAACATAAAGAACTCCCACCTTTCGTAGCCCGAGGGGTTGAAACCCCTCGTTAAGGAAACGAGAAAAACATACTGCTGTTCGGGTAGAAAGAATGTTCAAAAAGATATATATGCGATCTACATCAAAAAAGGGGTTTAAACCCCTTTTTTAGTGTCATAGAAGTTGTATTTTATCAGATAGATTATCGGTATCCAAAACAACCTCTTGAAATAATTTCCTTAACGATGGGTTTCAACCCATCGAGGTATCTAAACATGCAGGTATCTAGGCATGGAGATATAGAGGCACGGAGGCATTGAGGCATCCAAGTATCAAGTGTGCAAGAATTGAAGGCTTCGAAAGCATACCCATCAATATAGAAAGTCATCAGTATCAGAACATAAAAACTCCCACCTTTCGTAGCCCGAGGGGTTGAAACCCCTCGTTAAGGAAACGAGAAAAACATACTGCTGCTCGGGTAGAAAGAATGTTCAAAAAGATATATATGCGATCTACATCAAAAAAGGGGTTTAAACCCCTTTTTTAGTGTCATAGCAGTTGTATTTTATCAGATAGAATATCGGTATCCAAAACAACCTCTTGAAATAGTTTACTTAACGATGGGTTTCAACCCATCGAGGTATCTAGGCATAGAGGCACGGAGGCATCGACGCATCCAAGCATCGAGTGTGCAAGAGTTGAAGATTAAGAGTGCATACCCATCAAAGTGGGAACTCATCAAACACAAACCACAAAAAAAGACCACTCCACAAGAGCAGCCTTTTCGATTAATTATCAAATATTGTTAGTTAAGTTTTGATCTATTTCTTTATGAATTTCATTCTCTTAATGTCTCCTTTTGTGGTTTTCAGCATAAAAATGTACATTCCTGATGGAAGCTGATCTAAAGAGAATGTAGTTTGTGTTTCCTTTTTCTCTAAAGTAATCATCAACTCACCTTGAGATGAGTAAACTTCAATCCATCCATTATCCAAACTCTTAATAGTCAACTGATCTGAAACCGGGTTTGGATATATAATCATAGAAGATTCCGATGGAGGTGTGATGCTTGTTGGAGGCAATCCGCCATCAGGTTCTTCTGGATATTCATCATCTGGATAAGGATATTCTGGAGCACCCTCATCTAGATCGTTTTTAAACTGAATATCATCGATATAGAATAAAGCTTTTGTACTTTGGATGTCACGTGATCTTAGCATTAACTGTAATCTATCGCCATCTTCGAGACTTTGATTTGAACTCCCATTTCGAGTAAAAGTCTGAGAGACAGTCACCCATTCTTCTTTTGGTAGATCTTTGATATCGACTTTTATAGTTGTTCTTGGATTGGATAAAATCACTTCAATAAAATCCACTTCTGTCTCTTGATCGATCCAAATTTGGAAGCTTACTTCATTTTCCCCAGAAGGTAAATTCATAGATCCATAAGGTGAGAAAATTGAATAGTTTCCTGAGAAATCTCCCTCTTTTTGGAAACGTAAACTGAACTCTCCCTCTGCTGCTTTTTCGTTTCTTATTCTCCAAGGGTGATTGGGGCTATTCCACCATTGCACACTTCTTCCTTGAAAATAAAATGGTCCCTCGAAGCCTTTTGCGTTAAAGAAGGATTGTGTTTCCTCCTTTTGCCACACTCTGATATAGTCTACTTTATATTCTAGAGGTTGTGTAAAATCTGCTTCACTAGGCAGGCCGTACCACCAGAAAACTTCCGAAGATAACCACAACTCATGAGGATAATCGTAACGCCATTGATCGTTCTTTTCTAATTCCTCTTTTGTTACTGATCTGAGAAGTTGACCATTGAAATAGGTCTTCATGTATTCTTTATCCCACTCGAAACCAAACACATAATAATCCTCAGCCATACGAACACCCATATCGTCTTCTACTTTCCAATTTTCGTGATCGTCTGCTTTATCGGGATCCCAACTGATAAGGTTGGTTCTGTATTTTCTTTCTAAGGTTTCTGGCTGATTTTGTGGATTTCCTATTGGTCGACGACCGTAGTTTTCGGTCATATCAATTTCTCCATGGTAACCTGTCGTCCAAAATGCTGAGGTTACTGAACCATCCGCTGCTTTACATCTAATTTCCATGTAGCCATATCGAAAAAATGTTTCACTCATTACACTTGCTTGAGTGATAGGTTTGCTACCGTCAGGGCCAGAAGTTGTTCCACCGTAATAACATCCGTTATTGGTTTCTAAAGCATAATCAAAATCGGGTTCCCAATTGGATGTTAGGATGAGTTCCCCGTTTTCGACTCTCACATTATGTCCGGCAAACTGACCAGGTGCCCTGCCCTTCCATTTTGCTCGATATTCATCATTTTCTCCGAGGATCCACCATTTTCCACGATTAAGATCGTCACCATTAAACTCGTCACTTGCCCATTTATTTAAGATCCAACCACCTTCGTTATTGGGATCTGATAGAGGGTTAACTTGTCCAAAAATATAAATTGATATTAGTGATAAAGTGGTGGTAAGTATAATTCTTTTCATTCGTCAGTGTTATTAGTCCATGCTGATTCATGGAGTTGTTTATCAATTGATTGCCCAAAAAAAAGAGGCTCCTCAAAACATATCAAGATTATTCATCATCGGTTTTCACCCATCATAATTGATCAAGAATGTTGAAACAGCCTCTTATATGGTATGCTATTAACTATTTACTTTTTTTGTGGATATCGCCAAATGTTCTTTCCAGATTTGGCATGTTGAATTTATCCCACTTCATTTCGAAGTTATAGTGTGGTGCATCGAAGAATTCTGGGCGTTTTTCCTCCCAAGTGTACGACCATTCGTTCACATCATTCTTCATGATACTCACTAGTTTTTTATTTTTTGCAGAGATATCTTTTGTTTCCCCAATGTCTTTTGTCAGATCAAATAATTGCCATTCTCCAGTACCGTCTGTGTATAATTTGTAGTTGTTTCTAACAACACCAGTTCTGTTATTGGCATTAAAATGACGCATTACGTAGATACTTTCGTCTTTTCTTGGATCTGTCTTTTCGATAATGTTCGTCCAAACATCCTTACCATCTAAAATTTTGCTCTTAGGGATACTTGCTCCTGCTAAACCGGCAAATGTTGGGAAGAAGTCTAAGGTAGAAATATTGTGTGTATATGTTCCTCCTTTTTCTAATTTAGAATTTGGGTAATACACGAACATTGGTACTCTAAAGCCGCCTTCGTAAGCATCACCTTTTTTACCTTGTAATGGAGTGTTATCAGCTCCTGCTGTTGTTTTACCACCGTTATCACTAATGAAAACGATCATCGTATTTTCTAGTTCTCCATTAGCCTCTAACCTATCAACTATACGCTTTACGTTATAATCGACATTGTATACCATGGCGGTATAAGTCAAACGCTTGCTTCCTTTTTCGGCAGCATTTTTTCCTAGATGCTTTTGCATGTCTTCGATATCACTTTCTTTGGCTTGAAGTGGAGTATGCGGAGCGTTGTAAGATAAATACAAGAAGAATGGCTCATCGTCTTTTGCAGATTCATCAAGGAAATCTAAAGTTGCATCAGTTAGTACATCCGTAAGGAACAATCCTTTTTCTGTTTCCAAGAATGTATCGTTTTTCATCATCGGACGATGGTAATCTTTTGCATACTGACCAATTTTATACTGAGAAGGATCGTAAGTGGCTGCAGGTAACCAAGAATTTGAATAGTATTCGTGACCTCCACCTAAGAATCCGTAGAAATAATCGAATCCTCTTTCGTTAGGATGGAATTCTCCTTCTTCTCCAAGGTGCCACTTTCCAACAATACCTGTATGGTAACCTGCCTGTTGCATCACATCAGACATAAACGTTTCTCCTTTTGCTACACCAAAACCAGAAAAAGCGGCTAAGTTAAATTGAGCTCCGAATACGTGAGGCATTCTACCTGTAAGTATACCTGCTCTCGATGGACCACAATAAGGATGCGTTACATAAGCAGATGTAAATACAGTTCCTTCACTTGCTAGTTTATCTAAATTAGGCGTATAAATATCTTTTGCTGAATTAGGCATAAAACCCATATCTGCATACCCTAGATCGTCCAAAACAATCATGATAATGTTTGGTCTAGGTGATTTGTCTTTGTCGTCGGCATGTGCAATATTCCCTAAGAAGAAGAGCACTAAAATTGCCATTAAGCTGTTGGTTAATTTTTTCATTTCTTATCAATACTTATTCTAAAAATTGATACTGCAATCTAGAAATAACCTTTAGAAGTGATGTCGTTTTCCGTCAAAAGAAAGATGGTTTACGTGTCAAAACATCATCTAAAGGTTATTTTAAGGACTATCTCGCCTCTTTAATGTTATTATTCTGCTTAAATGAAATTTCATCTATATAGAATAACGCTTGCTCCCCTTTAATGTCATCAGCACTCACCGAAATCTGAATTCTATCTCCTCCTTTTAAGGCTAAATCTGATGCCGCTTTTCTTTTGAAAGGAACTGTTACTTCTACCCACTTCCCTTTCTTCACGTCACTTAAGTTAACATTCACAGGTTTGAAAGGGTTCTGTAAGACAAAGGTTAATTTTTTGATGTCCGTCTTCTTATCTATCCAAATTTTAAAGGTTAACTCATTTTCTCCTTTCGGTAAATCAAGTGATCCAAATGGCGAGAAAATCGACGATTTGTTTTTGATTTTCTTATCCATTTTAAAGCGTAAGGCAAACGTTCCGTCAGAAGCCTTATCGTCTGATAATCTCCAAGGTTCTTTTCCTGGACACCACCAATTTACGCTTCTTCCTTGAAAAAAGAAGGGACCTTCAAAACCCAATGCATCAAAATGTGGACCCGTAGTTTCTTTTTGCCAGATTCTAACATAATCTACATAAAACTCTGCCGGTTCAGCCAAGTCTTCTTTGGTTGGTAAACCGTACCAAGAGAATACTTCCGAATTGATCCATAATTCTTGAGGAAACTGATGCATCCATTGGTTTTTCTCTTCCAATTCTGCTCGCGTGACATGTCGAACTAACTTTCCATCGATAAACGTTTTCATGTAGTCTTTGTCCCACTCAAAACCATACACATGGTAATCTTCTGCCAAACGATATTCCATTACATCTTCAGCTTTGTACGTTTTGAACTCAGGATCTTTTTTGGCTTCCCAATTGATCACATTCGTTCTGTATTTACGTTCCAATGCTTCTGGCTTATTTTCTGGATTTCCGATGGGTAGTTTACCAAAGTTTTCGATCATATCGATTTCTGATTTATACCCTGTCGTCCAGAAAGCAGAGGTTACTGGGGAATCGGCTACTTTACAACGAATCTCCATGTATCCATACTGAAAAAATGACTCACTCATAATACAAGCTTGAGTGAT from Flammeovirga yaeyamensis includes these protein-coding regions:
- a CDS encoding SusC/RagA family TonB-linked outer membrane protein, which produces MNGYYSITRKFKVGIIFSITLLLFSFTNLYAQNRVISGKVIGQDDNLPLPGVNVTLQGTTTGTITDFDGNFSIVVEEGNVLVFSFIGMKTKTVTIKSQSTLNVTLESEVEMLDEVVKIGYGEQKKKEVSGAVAHVKAENLEQMTTSDLGDALQGQVAGVSVTAASGAPGESAVIQIRGVSTLSEVEGANQPLYVVDGIPQNEDPRLAPNEIASIDILKDLASCAVYGTRGANGVILITTKTGNQGKLKVSIDGNYGVRKIITNTPLMNASEQAYFDILHQRALNPGISDDEINMLVSRNKNNYKNDNNLDDIVFEDYAPTQQYNINLTGGSSAGFTYNLTGGYYGQKGNVINSNFERLNFRGGSSYKSDKWTINTSLALSTEDRQRPSGNLLNQTIRYKPYMAPLDPEKNIYEGASDQEAMQANFLYQALYFQDDESRDRLSGNISIKYDFTDWLSFTTNAGGNIMNRYRNRLNPYFKVVNQQTGKEFSNPNNSYYSEAVERSTGFSWDGRLFAKKSFGDHTVSALIGASMEEYSGQSHTVQRRGIVDNDKPGFGSATLETTVTPGFNYVYKIIGTIGRLQYDYKGKYLLSLSGNYNGNSKFAENNKFKFFPSASVGWNVSEEDFFADFRSTMNMFKIRASHGNVGGQSFRPYADLPTIRRGFDYSFNGQVYSGAAQAAFANPDIQWETSIQNNIGVDMAFFDNRLTFNADVYHTTKQDMLFPIATPASAGSSAGSNNDKLVTLNVGNMVNQGLELALGYKGRFKKLNWNITGTFATNSNEITNMNSEDFVYTADQGLIYGATNQSRVTAYATGHEAGAFFLYKTEGIINSEEKLAEYQKVNPAARMGDLMIRDTNGDGQITEADKVYAGSGLPKYEAGLILNLRYKNWDFMMNWYGAFGHEIMNGSKLMAYSEGRHLDQIHTYSADNPYSPIPAYRGDLKQGTTNFRGDTDLWLEDGSYLRLKNVTLGYTIPKNKLKKAGIDQVRFYIRAQNPLTFTKYTGYDPEVGGNGVSSRGLDKGNYPIAALYSTGFRFNF
- a CDS encoding hybrid sensor histidine kinase/response regulator transcription factor, giving the protein MYRIKLLAFSCLYLFIFSDNLYGQANDQSLINFTTNEGLSHFGLTSVLEDHKGYIWIGSYNGLNKFNGYDFEIFRNSDDKIVISNNKVRSLYQDKHHNIWIGTEDGITIYYYDQQKFVNFPKHLISNSKSDHPFIINKIFAIDNQIVCISEYDGLLFFNQDTYKIERVHPIEVKNKTYQYIFDAINYNDELILMTTSKGLLMYNVANDTHEYVFTDRFGPAKSITVDNEKNIYVALYNGITHLRIVKQNDDYKFHQIKRFFQNERFLKVDATVEGKLWLGSLSKGCWLVENPILVERNTTLDENSYSKYFEIGRVNAIMDLTKTNKVWISSYNEGLFLYDSQPRAFSYNDLNTDELRGQQFKNKVLESTLWDDEHILCSVYLRGLVNYNTTTNKIEPLPKEFKNNPMPNAWSSVIKDDKGGKWLRYTKGRGVWYYQPKEEVSHWYPIKTNKESKLLKARLTQITTDHFGYYWLTTNQGLYRVKMDQKGNVLSDEKLVEEEHIHISEVNHVKSVLNDTLNQRILVGNTLSGMINIDNSKDIPLSKMKKVQYFTQSSKEKYLPCNHISNIINLADGNIALGTEGSGLLILTELGDQKVVYKTYSESDGLDNNIIKKVVEDDEHTLWITTDSGLNRFNPKTKTFKHFTKENGMHTYAFENIGFKQKNGDIFFAGGNGICGFDPEKTEVSSNLPEFTFGDLVIINKTVHVNDSINGKVILDKPLYQQKEINLAYDQNIFSIELLSLHYSNPKSYKLKYRLLPQDDEWIETSSKFKNASFNGLPPGSYTLEAMASNSKDKWTEPIRLDIVISPPYWKTPLAYSIYVMIILVILFFVGRFVLNHTKLRHKLELEQVERHRVDELNKTKEKMFMNISHEFRTPITLITGPIQVLLKMFQSNQDAFTHLDLINRQSKKMLQLVNQVQDFHKAEQSILKLNKENFDFSDLIVNVKKDFEQLAEKQKKKLLIQGEVNQLFITADENKLEIILNNLLNNAFKFTKKGDTISIRYHYDAEGLKFKVEDTGIGVKAKDLPYVFDRYYQNENSNTYSIGSGIGLAFSKRLVEMHYGSIKVDSTEGEGTCFTVALPVEVNAKEAMNESRMQDLIAQEDDDEKQKILPSALELPTHLYDESLKSLNIFYVEDNEELRTFVNSILSDYFNVTTFVNGKECLDQLEKEWPDLIISDILMPELNGLELCQKIKSDVRTSHIPIILLTSRSSLDDKVKGLEVGADYYISKPFEMKHLIASVQMLLKNRKQLRERFQIDFPVEVEKKNSNKEDAIFIEKFYELIEENLENEDIDMNVFAKGLYLNRTTFFQKVKAITNYTPYELLKIYRLKKAAELLVQEQLPVADVCVRTGFKNRTHFSRMFKEYYGVSPSKYSKSLEQTS
- a CDS encoding T9SS type A sorting domain-containing protein; amino-acid sequence: MKRIILTTTLSLISIYIFGQVNPLSDPNNEGGWILNKWASDEFNGDDLNRGKWWILGENDEYRAKWKGRAPGQFAGHNVRVENGELILTSNWEPDFDYALETNNGCYYGGTTSGPDGSKPITQASVMSETFFRYGYMEIRCKAADGSVTSAFWTTGYHGEIDMTENYGRRPIGNPQNQPETLERKYRTNLISWDPDKADDHENWKVEDDMGVRMAEDYYVFGFEWDKEYMKTYFNGQLLRSVTKEELEKNDQWRYDYPHELWLSSEVFWWYGLPSEADFTQPLEYKVDYIRVWQKEETQSFFNAKGFEGPFYFQGRSVQWWNSPNHPWRIRNEKAAEGEFSLRFQKEGDFSGNYSIFSPYGSMNLPSGENEVSFQIWIDQETEVDFIEVILSNPRTTIKVDIKDLPKEEWVTVSQTFTRNGSSNQSLEDGDRLQLMLRSRDIQSTKALFYIDDIQFKNDLDEGAPEYPYPDDEYPEEPDGGLPPTSITPPSESSMIIYPNPVSDQLTIKSLDNGWIEVYSSQGELMITLEKKETQTTFSLDQLPSGMYIFMLKTTKGDIKRMKFIKK
- a CDS encoding sulfatase family protein, encoding MKKLTNSLMAILVLFFLGNIAHADDKDKSPRPNIIMIVLDDLGYADMGFMPNSAKDIYTPNLDKLASEGTVFTSAYVTHPYCGPSRAGILTGRMPHVFGAQFNLAAFSGFGVAKGETFMSDVMQQAGYHTGIVGKWHLGEEGEFHPNERGFDYFYGFLGGGHEYYSNSWLPAATYDPSQYKIGQYAKDYHRPMMKNDTFLETEKGLFLTDVLTDATLDFLDESAKDDEPFFLYLSYNAPHTPLQAKESDIEDMQKHLGKNAAEKGSKRLTYTAMVYNVDYNVKRIVDRLEANGELENTMIVFISDNGGKTTAGADNTPLQGKKGDAYEGGFRVPMFVYYPNSKLEKGGTYTHNISTLDFFPTFAGLAGASIPKSKILDGKDVWTNIIEKTDPRKDESIYVMRHFNANNRTGVVRNNYKLYTDGTGEWQLFDLTKDIGETKDISAKNKKLVSIMKNDVNEWSYTWEEKRPEFFDAPHYNFEMKWDKFNMPNLERTFGDIHKKSK